Within the Myxocyprinus asiaticus isolate MX2 ecotype Aquarium Trade unplaced genomic scaffold, UBuf_Myxa_2 HiC_scaffold_70, whole genome shotgun sequence genome, the region CTACAGCTgttagtataataaaataaaataaaataaaataaatacatcccaaagggggtattattgtaagggtaccccaggttaggtttaggagctgatgtgggtattgctctaagggttattaaggttaggtttaggggctggtAGGGTAaccaaggttaggtttaggggctagtgtgggtattattctaagggtaattaaggttaggtttaggggttggtgtagatgtggttgtagaaaatagaaatatGTGATCATTTAGACCACATTCAAAGGAAAGAAGgagaatataaaagaaaaaaaatataattgactCATCAGAATTACATCTCATTAAGACCTCTCGGGTAGAGGGTATCCAAGCGTGTGATCCATGTCCTCTCAGCTCTAAGGCGGTCCTGTAATGACCAGAGGGGATTCGCTTGGAGTCCCGTCGCCCTGAGGGCCGCAAGACCGTGAACCAAAAAATGCTGAACCACATGTCTACGCTTCTCAATTTTGTGTACAATATTGTGGGCATGCTGGTAGATGCGGACACGTAGCTCATTTTTGGTTTGGCCCACATACTGTCTGCGGCATTTGagacaaaaaattaaatagacacaatTACTTGTTCGGTGGGACAAAGGCTGTGGCAgttgaaatatttgttttgtagatTTACTCATTACCCAACgtaaagaaacaaaatatttacatttatcccTTGGGCCTTTTGgtaaaggtgaatataatttactatGAACTAAAGTGTCCAAAAGATTTTTGTTGCGTTTGTAGGCCGCAATGGGCTTATGGTGTTGGAGATAAGGTGTGGGTGTGAGAAATTTAAGGAAGTTAGATTTTGACGCTAAATTGAGTTGAACACTTTGGCTAGAAAAATGTGTCACTAAAGGAATGATTTTGTTTCTGGGATGTGGATCTGTCGTAGGGAGCACTTTGGGTTGGTTAAAAGTTTTGAGCATCCTACGAAGGAATGATCTCGAGTAACCGCGTTGTTTTAAGGCAGAGAATAAAGTTTTGGTAGCAGAAAGGAAAAAAAGTCTGTTCTGTGcaaattctgtgaaatctcaacaATTGAGATTTCACAATCCCTTTGAATGTGTGTTTGGGGTGAAAACTGTGCTTATGAAGAAGTGAGTGTGTGTCGGTTTCCTTGAAATAAACTCTGAAGTCCAACCGACCCGTTTCCTGAAATTTAGGACCCTTATAGGAAACCACATCCAGAAAATTGACCTCTTGTAGATCAATCATAAACTTAATCTTAATGGAACTCTGATGTGTGTTTAAATGTTGTGTAAACGTCATAAATTCATCCTTGGAGTACGTCCAGACACCCCAGATATCATCCAGAAAACGAAAATATGCAAACGGTTTTAAAGGAAAGGAAGAGAGAGCCGATTCCTCCCAGTCGGCCATAAAGATGTTGGCATACGAGGGGGCAAATTTCTTCCCCATTGCCGTGCCTTTAATTTGTAGATAGAATTTCGAATCAAACTCAAAATCgttttttgttaaattaatttcCAATAACTTCAAAATATATTCATCCGGCCTTTTTGGGTCCGGGAATTTACTCATACATTTCTTAACAGCTTCCAAGCCGACTTTAGTCTCAATATTAGTATACAAACTGTCAATGTCAATGGTAAAAAGAAAAGCATTAGGAGGAATTTGTAAACGGccaattttagaaataaaatcataagtgTCTTTTAGATAACTGGGGTGTTTCTGTGAAATGGGATTTAAAAAATACTCGATGTACtcagcaacaaaatacgtttcgCTATTGCAGTCAGACACAATAGGTCTGCCAGGGGGAATTTTAAACGGAACACTCCAATTTTTGGGTTCTTTATGTATTTTAGGTAATAAATAGAATCTCCTGGGTCTCGGCGGACCATTTCCCAGGAGATACTCTTTTTGGCGCCCACTAATAATTTTCTTTGAGTACATTTCTTCTAATATctctgaaattaaattaatagtcTGTAAATAAATAGGTTTCTCCAACGGACGATAATGTTCAACAACTGTTAGTTGCCTCTGTCCCTCCCGAACATACTGGTCTCTATCTAAGATGACAACCGCATTCCCCTTATCTGCGGGCTTGATAACaatattgttgttattttgaAGTTCACGTAACGCTTTCTTTTCTCCTCTGGACAAATTAGGTTCTGCTCTATGACCCCAGTGCAAATGGCGATACGCATAATTATCAGCCCTAATAATTTGGGCTATCTGTTTCGGGAGACTGGAGAGAGCCGGTGTCCAGTCAGAGCCATGCGTGAAAGGAAGTTTATGTTTTTGACTCTTCTTGCCCTCAAAAAATGTTTCTAATTTCAACCTACGATGGTAGGACTGCATGTCTTTTAACAATTCTTTTTTCTGAGTTTTAAGGCCTAAGGGGGTGGGAATGAAAGAGAGACCTTTCAAAAGAACAGAATTTTGCTCTGAAGTGAGCACAAACGACTCCGAAAGATTGATAATGAGCTTATGGGGTCCCATTGTTGGGCTGTCACTGGCTATAAGTTTAAATGGGTCGCCCAATGTGCTAACATGGCCTTAGCGGTCATTGACCTCCAGTGGATGCCGTCATCGTCCACTTGAAACTGAGCCGTTGGGAGCAACGGAATAAATTTCATGTTCTTTTTGATGTGTCCATTAATGTGTTCCAACATGAGTTGTTCTTCCATAGGAAGAGTCCTGGAAAAATTGATAAGAGGACAAAACAACTCTGTATCCGGCAAACGCTGTTTGACCGCTCTGTATGCCCTCTGCATTTCCGTAATTGCTGTCATTCTGTACCGTTGCCGTCTGTTGTTCAAACCAAATGACAGAATAATCTTTTCAGGCTTAACCTCAATGGTAGCCTTCTCTATGAGATTTCCAGCGTGTTGCCACTTGGCCCCTGGAAAGCTATCCACTTGTAAATCTGGGTACTGGAATGAGGGAAGCCTATGAAGATTGGAGTCGCCAATTATTACGAATCTCTTTCTCAGTGTTAAACTCCAATCGAATAACTTTCTACCCGTATTGACGTGCCTGATTGGACGACCAATCGAGCTGGGAGTCAAAGGGGCAGGGCTCAGAGCTCCAACAGAAGTTGTGTCCTCAAGCGGTGGTTGAGCCGCTAGGGGAGGATGTAGAATACAGCTAGGTTCTCCTCGTTCCACCACCTCAGTAGGTTTCTGTGGAAATTTTGTATTTGCTTCTCCTCTCAGTCTGCTTTCGACTGGGGAGGAATGTTGAGAAACACTGTGTTCAACACGTACCACCTTCACAATAGGTTCCAAGGGGACCCTCGGATTCGGAGATGGTTCATATTCTTCGAGAAAATGTGAGAGTGGAGAACGAATTCTGTTGGAATCTCCTGAGTGTTCAGAAAACAACACTGCGCTAGAGTGTTGAGAAGAGTCAGAAGTAGCGGCACAGCGTTGTGCGGGGGGTAAAGGAGAATCAATTCAATTCTCTTCCCCCAAATTAACTAACTCCCGAGGTGACCCATCCCGCCGTGGAGTGGACACTACATCACATTCACTCTGGTGATGTGTGTCCCTCACAAGGATGAGCTGGTCACCTTCAAGAGCCTCGGACTGGTGTGTATGCGTTTTCCTAATCCTTTGTTTTTGTGGTGACATCGCTCGAGCCTGTATGGGCTGGAGCGCTGGTTGCGGTCCCACGGGAGACAATTCCCTTTCAAAAGAGCAGTCTCTCCGATTTGGAGGAGACTTTGACACCCCCCCCTTCCACCAAAAGAGATGGTGAGGTTTGGACTTCAATGTGGTGTGCCCCCGCTTTCGGGCGGACCACAACTAGAGGGGTACTAACCAATGGCAGTGGAGCTGGTGCTGTTCGTGCTAGTAGTTGTGAGCCAGAGACTGCCACTTCCGCAAATGTGCGAGGTCGTGGGGACTCTGACACTTGCTCTTCAGCTATGACCAATGGTATTGCATTGGAATTCGCTTCTGATAGTTCAGCTGTAATGAAAGCCTCTGCTTGTTCAATAGTCTCAGGACTCACCCTTCCCCGAAAATTACGATCAGCCCAATTAGACGCTACTTCAAACGCCTTTGGCCAATCGGCCTGGTCCGTTTGTTCCCGGATGGCTTTAGTCGTTTCGTCTATCAACGTCTCATAGTGCTGTTCTAAAATGAGCTGTGTGGTAAAAGACCAATTTTTAGCGTTACCCTCTAGCATTTGACGCACCTGATCGTTAGGAGACGCGGGGTTGACGGCCTCAATCAAAATGCCAGTCAACCTTTGAAAAGTAATCGGTTGGTTATCTTGAATCTTTGTAGTGACTTTCCCCAAATGGTGAACTAAACGGATCAAATCATACATGCGTTTGATTGTTGCTTTAAGCTTAGGGGGTGCAGGAATGTGTGTGGTGCTACGTAACAAtcgttgttttaaattgttaaactttCCCCCTCCAACCTCCCTTTCTTGGGGGAAATGGCGTGCAAATCTGTCCCTTTCAAAAGTGCGTGGGTGAGTTCCTCTGTCCAGAGAAACTTCAACATCACGGAAACGTCCCCCGTGATTCACAAAAGAAACAGATTTTATTCTGCGAGCAGAGGAAGAATGAGAAGGAAAAGTATTGGAAGTTGCTCGGTTCCTGAGATTTTGAGTAGAAACTGAATCAAACTCAGAAGGGTCATTATATTGCTGAGGAACATCCTCCTCAGAAAGAGCATCTTGCTCAACAAAAAATTCACGCTCTGCGTGGTTCTCAATTTCAGCATCAACATTAGACGCAGTGGCAAACTGTGTGCGCTTTGCTCTATTGCGTTGACGCTTTATTTGGTGTCTATTGGGAGgtctgtatggacctacaacCTCAGAGTGCTGATCAGGGTGGAAAGTAGAGACTGAACGAGAAGAACCAAGCCTGGCACTTTCTCGGGACACTGGTACTCGACCTGGACGGGAATACTCATGTTGCCAATTCAAATCTCTGTATTGTGTATTCATAAACTCACGTGCACGAAAAcgtgcatttgtttgtttgttaaacaATTTGTTGTCACGTCTTGCACGTAAACGTGCATTTGTATTCTTTTCTTGGTCGTGTGAGTCATAATTAAACTCATTTGCACGAAAACGTGCAGTTGTATTCTTCATTGAAGCATCAAATCTGTAGTTTGGTGATGTATCAGTGAGTCTAATACGAGGACGCGGCGCCAAACGCTGTCTCTCGCGCCTCGAAAAAACATCCATCCTAAACGCACaccaaactcagcaaaaaactccaaaaacaaaacaaactgtaccGTTCAAGTCTTGTGCGACGTTTCGGTACTAAACTGTACCTTCCTCAGGCTGACTTGAACGAAATTAAATCACAAAACTgactaaaaatgtccaaaagatcACTTTATATGCGCAGACAATTCGCTGAGCATCCGAATCACGCGGCGCGCTGTCCTCAAATGCGTGCTGTGTGCATGAGCCTGCAGCGCgctctctctatgtgtgtgtgtgtgtgtgtgtatgtgtgcgacgCTGTTATAAAATCAGAACAATTAAGCTCAATTATATACAAACTGTGTGAATAAACAAAGCGAAATGAAGGAAtattctttacatttgtgaaaACAAATGGAATTCAAGCCCAAattagtataaaataaaatattaaagatgATATTCACTAATTGTGTGATTCTGTCGGGTCAATAGTGACGCACCAACATAAGCCATATATGGAGTAGAATTCTCCTCCCGTGTATCAAAAACACTCAAAGAACCTTTGATGTCAAATTAAACAAACGAACCGATCATCACATGAACATTCAAATAACCAGTCCAGCGATGAGCAATCAAGATCTTTTTCCTAAATCTCCTGTAATaaactgtgtttgtgtatattgAATTtgtaaactaacaaaaaaaaggtttttttgaaaaaagttatgAAGATGAAGAAATTATCAATGTAAATGAGTATATATGAatcatgtatatttatttataagtaaAAGGTATCTCTATTCCTAAAATAAATTTTGAAATCACAcaaatgtatgtttgtgtatataaattatgtatgtgatttgtgtgtgtacatataagagagtgtgtgtgtgtgtgtgtgtatatatgtacgtgtgtgtgtgtgtgcaaataaacacacagagagagacacacacttaATTATGGGAATAAGTAAAACTGGAAATACCCAACCCAATCCAAACCATACAATAAAATTGTTGaagggaataaaataaaaaccgaaaaaaaaCTGTGCCATGACCCAATCCCAACCCCGAGCAGGCCCAAAGCTCAGAGAGGGAGGCACGGGCTGGattaggaaaatgtaaaaatccaaggcctgggtccaataaagggcccaggcctggttgtgcacagtccttccctcaactgaccactaagagcccacccaagagcgggaaagggacacaaCTACAGCTgttagtataataaaataaaataaaataaaataaatacatcccaaagggggtattattgtaagggtaccccaggttaggtttaggagctgatgtgggtattgctctaagggttattaaggttaggtttaggggctggtAGGGTAaccaaggttaggtttaggggctagtgtgggtattattctaagggtaattaaggttaggtttaggggttggtgtagatgtggttgtagaaaatagaaatatGTGATCATTTAGACCACATTCAAAGGAAAGAAGgagaatataaaagaaaaaaaatataattgactCATCAGAATTACATCTCATTAAGACCTCTCGGGTAGAGGGTATCCAAGCGTGTGATCCATGTCCTCTCAGCTCTAAGGCGGTCCTGTAATGACCAGAGGGGATTCGCTTGGAGTCCCGTCGCCCTGAGGGCCGCAAGACCGTGAACCAAAAAATGCTGAACCACATGTCTACGCTTCTCAATTTTGTGTACAATATTGTGGGCATGCTGGTAGATGCGGACACGTAGCTCATTTTTGGTTTGGCCCACATACTGTCTGCGGCATTTGagacaaaaaattaaatagacacaatTACTTGTTCGGTGGGACAAAGGCTGTGGCAgttgaaatatttgttttgtagatTTACTCATTACCCAACgtaaagaaacaaaatatttacatttatcccTTGGGCCTTTTGgtaaaggtgaatataatttactatGAACTAAAGTGTCCAAAAGATTTTTGTTGCGTTTGTAGGCCGCAATGGGCTTATGGTGTTGGAGATAAGGTGTGGGTGTGAGAAATTTAAGGAAGTTAGATTTTGACGCTAAATTGAGTTGAACACTTTGGCTAGAAAAATGTGTCACTAAAGGAATGATTTTGTTTCTGGGATGTGGATCTGTCGTAGGGAGCACTTTGGGTTGGTTAAAAGTTTTGAGCATCCTACGAAGGAATGATCTCGAGTAACCGCGTTGTTTTAAGGCAGAGAATAAAGTTTTGGTAGCAGAAAGGAAAAAAAGTCTGTTCTGTGcaaattctgtgaaatctcaacaATTGAGATTTCACAATCCCTTTGAATGTGTGTTTGGGGTGAAAACTGTGCTTATGAAGAAGTGAGTGTGTGTCGGTTTCCTTGAAATAAACTCTGAAGTCCAACCGACCCGTTTCCTGAAATTTAGGACCCTTATAGGAAACCACATCCAGAAAATTGACCTCTTGTAGATCAATCATAAACTTAATCTTAATGGAACTCTGATGTGTGTTTAAATGTTGTGTAAACGTCATAAATTCATCCTTGGAGTACGTCCAGACACCCCAGATATCATCCAGAAAACGAAAATATGCAAACGGTTTTAAAGGAAAGGAAGAGAGAGCCGATTCCTCCCAGTCGGCCATAAAGATGTTGGCATACGAGGGGGCAAATTTCTTCCCCATTGCCGTGCCTTTAATTTGTAGATAGAATTTCGAATCAAACTCAAAATCgttttttgttaaattaatttcCAATAACTTCAAAATATATTCATCCGGCCTTTTTGGGTCCGGGAATTTACTCATACATTTCTTAACAGCTTCCAAGCCGACTTTAGTCTCAATATTAGTATACAAACTGTCAATGTCAATGGTAAAAAGAAAAGCATTAGGAGGAATTTGTAAACGGccaattttagaaataaaatcataagtgTCTTTTAGATAACTGGGGTGTTTCTGTGAAATGGGATTTAAAAAATACTCGATGTACtcagcaacaaaatacgtttcgCTATTGCAGTCAGACACAATAGGTCTGCCAGGGGGAATTTTAAACGGAACACTCCAATTTTTGGGTTCTTTATGTATTTTAGGTAATAAATAGAATCTCCTGGGTCTCGGCGGACCATTTCCCAGGAGATACTCTTTTTGGCGCCCACTAATAATTTTCTTTGAGTACATTTCTTCTAATATctctgaaattaaattaatagtcTGTAAATAAATAGGTTTCTCCAACGGACGATAATGTTCAACAACTGTTAGTTGCCTCTGTCCCTCCCGAACATACTGGTCTCTATCTAAGATGACAACCGCATTCCCCTTATCTGCGGGCTTGATAACaatattgttgttattttgaAGTTCACGTAACGCTTTCTTTTCTCCTCTGGACAAATTAGGTTCAGCTCTATGACCCCAGTGCAAATGGCGATACGCATAATTATCAGCCCTAATAATTTGGGCTATCTGTTTCGGGAGACTGGAGAGAGCCGGTGTCCAGTCAGAGCCATGCGTGAAAGGAAGTTTATGTTTTTGACTCTTCTTGCCCTCAAAAAATGTTTCTAATTTCAACCTACGATGGTAGGACTGCATGTCTTTTAACAATTCTTTTTTCTGAGTTTTAAGGCCTAAGGGGGTGGGAATGAAAGAGAGACCTTTCAAAAGAACAGAATTTTGCTCTGAAGTGAGCACAAACGACTCCGAAAGATTGATAATGAGCTTATGGGGTCCCATTGTTGGGCTGTCACTGGCTATAAGTTTAAATGGGTCGCCCAATGTGCTAACATGGCCTTAGCGGTCATTGACCTCCAGTGGATGCCGTCATCGTCCACTTGAAACTGAGCCGTTGGGAGCAACGGAATAAATTTCATGTTCTTTTTGATGTGTCCATTAATGTGTTCCAACATGAGTTGTTCTTCCATAGGAAGAGTCCTGGAAAAATTGATAAGAGGACAAAACAACTCTGTATCCGGCAAACGCTGTTTGACCGCTCTGTATGCCCTCTGCATTTCCGTAATTGCTGTCATTCTGTACCGTTGCCGTCTGTTGTTCAAACCAAATGACAGAATAATCTTTTCAGGCTTAACCTCAATGGTAGCCTTCTCTATGAGATTTCCAGCGTGTTGCCACTTGGCCCCTGGAAAGCTATCCACTTGTAAATCTGGGTACTGGAATGAGGGAAGCCTATGAAGATTGGAGTCGCCAATTATTACGAATCTCTTTCTCAGTGTTAAACTCCAATCGAATAACTTTCTACCCGTATTGACGTGCCTGATTGGACGACCAATCGAGCTGGGAGTCAAAGGGGCAGGGCTCAGAGCTCCAACAGAAGTTGTGTCCTCAAGCGGTGGTTGAGCCGCTAGGGGAGGATGTAGAATACAGCTAGGTTCTCCTCGTTCCACCACCTCAGTAGGTTTCTGTGGAAATTTTGTATTTGCTTCTCCTCTCAGTCTGCTTTCGACTGGGGAGGAATGTTGAGAAACACTGTGTTCAACACGTACCACCTTCACAATAGGTTCCAAGGGGACCCTCGGATTCGGAGATGGTTCATATTCTTCGAGAAAATGTGAGAGTGGAGAACGAATTCTGTTGGAATCTCCTGAGTGTTCAGAAAACAACACTGCGCTAGAGTGTTGAGAAGAGTCAGAAGTAGCGGCACAGCGTTGTGCGGGGGGTAAAGGAGAATCAATTCAATTCTCTTCCCCCAAATTAACTAACTCCCGAGGTGACCCATCCCGCCGTGGAGTGGACACTACATCACATTCACTCTGGTGATGTGTGTCCCTCACAAGGATGAGCTGGTCACCTTCAAGAGCCTCGGACTGGTGTGTATGCGTTTTCCTAATCCTTTGTTTTTGTGGTGACATCGCTCGAGCCTGTATGGGCTGGAGCGCTGGTTGCGGTCCCACGGGAGACAATTCCCTTTCAAAAGACCAGTCTCTCCGATTTGGAGGAGACTTTGACACCCCCTTCCACCAAAAGAGATGGTGAGGTTTGGACTTCAATGTGGTGTGCCCCCGCTTTCGGGCGGACCACAACTAGAGGGGTACTAACCAATGGCAGTGGAGCTGGTGCTGTTCGTGCTAGTAGTTGTGAGCCAGAGACTGCCACTTCCGCAAATGTGCGAGGTCGTGGGGACTCTGACACTTGCTCTTCAGCTATGACCAATGGTATTGCATTGGAATTCGCTTCTGATAGTTCAGCTGTAATGAAAGCCTCTGCTTGTTCAATAGTCTCAGGACTCACCCTTCCCCGAAAATTACGATCAGCCCAATTAGACGCTACTTCAAACGCCTTTGGCCAATCGGCTTGGTCCGTTTGTTCCCGGATGGCTTTAATCGTTTCGTCTATCAACGTCTCATAGTGCTGTTCTAAAATGAGCTGTGTGGTAAAAGACCAATTTTTAGCGTTACCCTCTAGCATTTGACGCACCTGATCGTTAGGAGACGCGGGGTTGACGGCCTCAATCAAAATGCCAGTCAACCTTTGAAAAGTAATCGGTTGGTTATCTTGAATCTTTGTAGTGACTTTCCCCAAATGGTGAACTAAACGGATCAAATCATACATGCGTTTGATTGTTGCTTTAAGCTTAGGGGGTGCAGGAATGTGTGTGGTGCTACGTAACAAtcgttgttttaaattgttaaactttCCCCCTCCAACCTCCCTTTCTTGGGGGAAATGGCGTGCAAATCTGTCCCTTTCAAAAGTGCGTGGGTGAGTTCCTCTGTCCAGAGAAACTTCAACATCACGGAAACGTCCCCCGTGATTCACAAAAGAAACAGATTTTATTCTGCGAGCAGAGGAAGAATGAGAAGGAAAAGTATTGGAAGTTGCTCGGTTCCTGAGATTTTGAGTAGAAACTGAATCAAACTCAGAAGGGTCATTATATTGCTGAGGAACATCCTCCTCAGAAAGAGCATCTTGCTCAACAAAAAATTCACGCTCTGCGTGGTTCTCAATTTCAGCATCAACATTAGACGCAGTGGCAAACTGTGTGCGCTTTGCTCTATTGCGTTGACGCTTTATTTGGTGTCTATTGGGAGgtctgtatggacctacaacCTCAGAGTGCTGATCAGGGTGGAAAGTAGAGACTGAACGAGAAGAACCAAGCCTGGCACTTTCTCGGGACACTGGTACTCGACCTGGACGGGAATACTCATGTTGCCAATTCAAATCTCTGTATTGTGTATTCATAAACTCACGTGCACGAAAAcgtgcatttgtttgtttgttaaacaATTTGTTGTCACGTCTTGCACGTAAACGTGCATTTGTATTCTTTTCTTGGTCGTGTGAGTCATAATTAAACTCATTTGCACGAAAACGTGCAGTTGTATTCTTCATTGAAGCATCAAATCTGTAGTTTGGTGATGTATCAGTGAGTCTAATACGAGGACGCGGCGCCAAACGCTGTCTCTCGCGCCTCGAAAAAACATCCATCCTAAACGCACaccaaactcagcaaaaaactccaaaaacaaaacaaactgtaccGTTCAAGTCTTGTGCGACGTTTCGGTACTAAACTGTACCTTCCTCAGGCTGACTTGAACGAAATTAAATCACAAAACTgactaaaaatgtccaaaagatcACTTTATATGCGCAGACAATTCGCTGAGCATCCGAATCACGCGGCGCGCTGTCCTCAAATGCGTGCTGTGTGCATGAGCCTGCAGCGCgctctctctatgtgtgtgtgtgtgtgtgtgtatgtgtgcgacgCTGTTATAAAATCAGAACAATTAAGCTCAATTATATACAAACTGTGTGAATAAACAAAGCGAAATGAAGGAAtattctttacatttgtgaaaACAAATGGAATTCAAGCCCAAattagtataaaataaaatattaaagatgATATTCACTAATTGTGTGATTCTGTCGGGTCAATAGTGACGCACCAACATAAGCCATATATGGAGTAGAATTCTCCTCCCGTGTATCAAAAACACTCAAAGAACCTTTGATGTCAAATTAAACAAACGAACCGATCATCACATGAACATTCAAATAACCAGTCCAGCGATGAGCAATCAAGATCTTTTTTCCTAAATCTCCTGTAATaaactgtgtttgtgtatattgAATTtgtaaactaacaaaaaaaaggttttttgaaaaaagttatgAAGATGAAGAAATTATCAATGTAAATGAGTATATATGAatcatgtatatttatttataagtaaAAGGTATCTCTATTCCTAAAATAAATTTTGAAATCACAcaaatgtatgtttgtgtatataaattatgtatgtgatttgtgtgtgtacatataagagagtgtgtgtgtgtgtgtgtgtatatatgtacgtgtgtgtgtgtgtgcaaataaacacacagagagagacacacacttaATTATGGGAATAAGTAAAACTGGAAATACCCAACCCAATCCAAACCATACAATAAAATTGTTGaagggaataaaataaaaaccgaaaaaaaaCTGTGCCATGACCCAATCCCAACCCCGAGCAGGCCCAAAGCTCAGAGAGGGAGGCACGGGCTGGattaggaaaatgtaaaaatccaaggcctgggtccaataaagggcccaggcctggttgtgcacagtccttccctcaactgaccactaagagcccacccaagag harbors:
- the LOC127439519 gene encoding uncharacterized protein LOC127439519 isoform X1 is translated as MDVFSRRERQRLAPRPRIRLTDTSPNYRFDASMKNTTARFRANEFNYDSHDQEKNTNARLRARRDNKLFNKQTNARFRAREFMNTQYRDLNWQHEYSRPGRVPVSRESARLGSSRSVSTFHPDQHSEVVGPYRPPNRHQIKRQRNRAKRTQFATASNVDAEIENHAEREFFVEQDALSEEDVPQQYNDPSEFDSVSTQNLRNRATSNTFPSHSSSARRIKSVSFVNHGGRFRDVEVSLDRGTHPRTFERDRFARHFPQEREVGGGKFNNLKQRLLRSTTHIPAPPKLKATIKRMYDLIRLVHHLGKVTTKIQDNQPITFQRLTGILIEAVNPASPNDQVRQMLEGNAKNWSFTTQLILEQHYETLIDETIKAIREQTDQADWPKAFEVASNWADRNFRGRVSPETIEQAEAFITAELSEANSNAIPLVIAEEQVSESPRPRTFAEVAVSGSQLLARTAPAPLPLVSTPLVVVRPKAGAHHIEVQTSPSLLVEGGGVKVSSKSERLVF